One window of Bacillus alkalicellulosilyticus genomic DNA carries:
- a CDS encoding glycosyltransferase family 2 protein, protein MTSFEFISIILEIMAIAVIIYTVIVAGFYFIMFIFSAIALRSQFQLHQKNAYEEMTHSTDTKPVSIIVPAYNEEVGIYNSVRSLLSIHYPQYEIIVVNDGSKDKTLEEMITRFSMVQIKKVVRKSLDSQKVRAVYQSTINDNVYLVDKENGGKADALNAGINLSNYPYVCSLDGDCILERDAFLKVMKPIIDSDGEVIATGGSIRIANDCMIERGELMEVRLSKKPLVVMQVVEYLRAFLLGRVGLSRHNLLLIVSGAFGVFHKDWVIRAGGYLPNTVGEDMELVVRLHRLLKEGKYSNRIEYVPDPVCWTEAPESMKILRRQRKRWHQGLFESLWLHKRMLFNPRYGKVGMISMPFFLIVELLGAIIELVGYFLLLIGLLTSIINIKLALLLFLVTFLYGSILSMTAVLLEEWSLRKYQKLSDLARLFLMSLTEAFWYRPLTVWWRCEGFIQVITKKHDWGEMTRKGISN, encoded by the coding sequence ATGACCAGTTTTGAATTCATTTCTATTATTTTAGAAATAATGGCTATTGCCGTTATTATTTATACAGTAATTGTTGCAGGTTTTTACTTCATCATGTTCATCTTTTCTGCGATTGCTCTTCGAAGTCAATTTCAATTACATCAAAAAAACGCCTATGAAGAAATGACTCATTCAACGGATACGAAGCCTGTGTCTATTATTGTACCAGCCTATAATGAAGAGGTAGGAATATACAATAGTGTTCGCTCTCTTCTAAGTATTCATTATCCCCAGTATGAGATTATTGTCGTAAACGATGGTTCAAAAGATAAAACACTCGAAGAAATGATTACCCGGTTTTCAATGGTACAAATAAAAAAGGTAGTAAGGAAAAGTTTGGACTCCCAAAAAGTAAGAGCGGTTTATCAGTCGACTATTAACGATAACGTGTATCTTGTCGATAAAGAGAATGGGGGGAAAGCTGACGCATTAAACGCAGGCATTAATTTATCAAACTATCCTTATGTCTGTTCCCTTGATGGAGATTGTATTTTAGAACGAGACGCGTTTCTAAAAGTAATGAAACCGATTATAGATTCAGATGGAGAAGTCATTGCAACTGGAGGAAGTATTCGAATTGCAAATGACTGTATGATTGAACGTGGGGAGTTAATGGAAGTTCGCCTTTCGAAAAAACCACTAGTTGTTATGCAAGTGGTGGAATATTTACGTGCGTTTCTCTTAGGTAGAGTGGGGCTTAGTCGACACAATCTATTGTTGATTGTCTCCGGAGCTTTTGGAGTATTTCATAAAGATTGGGTCATTCGTGCAGGTGGGTATTTGCCAAATACAGTTGGTGAAGATATGGAACTAGTAGTCCGTCTCCATCGCCTTTTAAAAGAAGGTAAATATAGCAATCGAATTGAGTATGTACCTGACCCTGTATGTTGGACAGAAGCTCCAGAATCAATGAAGATTTTGAGAAGACAGAGAAAGCGTTGGCATCAAGGATTATTTGAATCATTATGGTTACACAAAAGGATGCTCTTTAATCCTCGTTACGGCAAAGTAGGCATGATTTCAATGCCATTTTTTTTAATTGTAGAGTTACTTGGAGCAATTATTGAATTAGTAGGTTATTTTTTATTACTGATAGGCTTACTAACTTCTATTATAAATATAAAGCTTGCACTATTGCTGTTTTTAGTTACGTTTTTATATGGTTCAATTTTATCAATGACAGCCGTTTTGCTTGAGGAGTGGAGTTTACGTAAGTATCAAAAACTATCAGATTTGGCCCGGTTATTTTTAATGTCTTTAACCGAAGCATTTTGGTACCGTCCATTAACAGTATGGTGGAGATGTGAAGGATTCATCCAAGTGATAACGAAAAAGCATGACTGGGGTGAGATGACCAGGAAAGGAATTTCGAATTAG
- a CDS encoding DUF2922 domain-containing protein, which produces MSKRLELLFENETGRTVTISLDDPVYPTNAATVLAAMNEVITQGAITSTSGDLVSVKGARIVERTVEEIV; this is translated from the coding sequence ATGTCAAAAAGATTAGAATTATTATTCGAAAATGAAACTGGAAGAACAGTTACAATCTCATTAGATGACCCTGTATATCCAACGAACGCTGCAACTGTCTTAGCAGCAATGAACGAAGTAATTACTCAAGGTGCAATTACTTCAACTAGTGGAGACTTAGTTTCTGTGAAAGGCGCTCGTATTGTGGAGCGAACAGTTGAAGAAATCGTATAA
- a CDS encoding ABC transporter ATP-binding protein, with the protein MIEVKSLSKVIHNKEVLSDITFQLNPGEIVGLVGRNGAGKTTLLRLLVGILVPTSGDVFINNKSVYVYPQSKRDIMFVPDSSEALKNYSTYEIAAFYKEVYPRFDIVYFEELLERFSLPKTQKIKNYSKGMKALFSLVLAFSTKAKYILLDEPTDGLDVIIKKKILQFIIEEVEQSQVSVIISSHRLDELEFMADKIVMIKDGKLDSDYKLDEIKAAYKKLQVVFTEYIPEVIEKRVTVLAQTGRVYTLLLDNKNEEVAALIEQEKPLLLEELPVGLEDVFVSKLGGEQDVI; encoded by the coding sequence ATGATAGAAGTTAAGAGTCTATCAAAGGTGATACACAACAAAGAGGTGTTGTCTGACATTACCTTTCAATTAAATCCAGGTGAAATTGTAGGATTGGTTGGAAGAAACGGGGCCGGGAAAACAACGTTACTTCGATTGCTCGTTGGTATATTAGTTCCAACTAGCGGTGATGTCTTTATAAATAATAAGAGTGTGTACGTTTATCCCCAAAGTAAACGAGATATCATGTTTGTTCCTGATTCCTCAGAAGCTCTTAAAAACTATTCAACCTATGAAATTGCTGCGTTTTATAAAGAAGTCTATCCAAGGTTCGATATTGTTTATTTCGAAGAATTACTAGAACGCTTCTCTTTACCGAAAACCCAAAAAATCAAGAACTATTCAAAAGGAATGAAAGCTTTATTTTCTTTAGTATTAGCATTCTCGACCAAAGCAAAATATATATTACTCGATGAACCAACAGACGGTCTTGATGTAATCATAAAAAAGAAAATTTTGCAGTTCATTATTGAAGAAGTTGAACAGAGTCAAGTTTCTGTAATTATCTCATCGCATCGACTAGATGAACTTGAGTTTATGGCAGATAAAATTGTCATGATTAAGGATGGAAAACTAGATTCCGATTATAAGTTGGATGAAATTAAAGCAGCTTATAAGAAATTACAGGTTGTCTTTACAGAATACATTCCAGAAGTAATAGAAAAGAGAGTGACAGTGTTAGCTCAAACAGGAAGAGTGTATACGCTACTTTTAGATAATAAAAATGAAGAAGTAGCTGCTTTAATCGAACAGGAAAAACCTCTGCTACTTGAAGAATTACCAGTCGGTTTAGAAGATGTCTTCGTGTCGAAGCTAGGAGGTGAGCAAGATGTTATCTAA
- a CDS encoding diguanylate cyclase, translating to MEKYQKMLLERMKETITRWNKAGTVTNKEIYRFFHSLKGTAASIDLSEIASLAEDVLEEIDESRTEDWEKSEWVVLIEPLQPFLTDDVPITNEVIEPISPTIKEERNNLILLVDDDFEMVTYLKEQLEQKGYLVMAAMTAAKALQIFYNQKPDCVIIDIYLPDKSGFHVLETILAKSHTFFIPTIIISAEKTKEKVIHSFKAGATDFLEKPIDIEELVVRIENRLRHKELISEAVLLDELTGAFNRKFFNIEIERQYYEFKRSNESFSLVLIDLDHFKNVNDTYGHLVGDNVLRDFANLTKKVKRQSDLLIRYGGEEFVLVLPRTNKKQAEIFVDRLRTSFADVIFKADGVEFQTTFSAGIVEINNDNYTIDEYIHYADLALYKAKELGRNTVVIFNEDEVQKEKEKVLHIGIIDDDNLVRHIVSDQLANVSIGDYALDIQSFREGESFFESDWHNQSGKFLLVLDGVMPRMDGLEVLQKIKKHRNERNIIVLMLTGRKGENDIAKALEMGADDYLTKPFSIVELVARVKRLLLRMTKE from the coding sequence GTGGAGAAGTATCAAAAAATGTTGCTTGAAAGGATGAAAGAAACAATAACGAGGTGGAATAAAGCCGGAACGGTAACGAATAAAGAAATTTACCGTTTTTTTCATTCCTTAAAAGGAACAGCTGCATCCATTGACCTATCCGAAATTGCTTCTTTAGCAGAAGATGTATTAGAAGAAATTGATGAATCACGAACTGAAGATTGGGAGAAGTCTGAGTGGGTTGTTTTAATTGAACCGTTACAGCCGTTTCTAACCGATGATGTTCCTATAACAAATGAAGTAATTGAACCCATTTCCCCAACTATAAAGGAAGAACGAAATAACCTTATCTTGTTAGTTGACGATGATTTTGAAATGGTTACCTACTTAAAGGAGCAGCTTGAACAAAAGGGTTATCTAGTGATGGCGGCTATGACCGCTGCAAAGGCTCTTCAAATATTTTATAATCAAAAACCAGATTGTGTCATTATTGATATTTATCTTCCTGATAAAAGTGGATTTCATGTGCTAGAGACGATATTGGCGAAGTCGCATACATTTTTTATCCCAACGATAATTATTAGTGCGGAGAAAACAAAAGAGAAAGTCATCCATAGCTTTAAAGCCGGAGCAACCGATTTTTTAGAAAAACCAATTGATATTGAAGAATTAGTTGTTCGAATTGAAAATCGCTTACGTCATAAAGAGTTAATTAGTGAGGCAGTTTTACTTGATGAATTAACTGGTGCTTTTAATCGAAAGTTTTTTAACATTGAGATTGAACGACAATATTACGAATTTAAACGGTCAAATGAATCATTTTCGCTGGTATTAATCGACTTGGATCATTTTAAGAATGTAAATGATACGTATGGGCATTTAGTAGGGGATAATGTACTCCGGGACTTTGCTAACCTGACCAAAAAAGTAAAAAGACAATCTGACCTACTGATCCGCTATGGTGGAGAAGAGTTTGTACTGGTTCTTCCACGAACAAATAAAAAGCAAGCTGAGATTTTTGTAGACCGCCTTCGTACCAGTTTTGCTGATGTAATTTTTAAGGCTGATGGTGTAGAGTTTCAAACTACTTTTTCAGCGGGAATTGTCGAAATAAATAACGATAATTATACTATTGATGAATATATTCATTATGCTGATCTTGCGCTATATAAGGCAAAAGAATTAGGTAGAAACACTGTGGTCATTTTTAATGAAGATGAAGTTCAAAAAGAAAAAGAAAAAGTCCTCCATATCGGTATTATTGATGATGATAATTTAGTTCGTCATATCGTCTCAGACCAATTAGCTAATGTGTCAATTGGGGACTATGCTTTAGACATCCAATCTTTTCGCGAAGGGGAATCTTTTTTTGAATCAGACTGGCATAATCAATCTGGTAAGTTTTTATTAGTATTGGATGGAGTCATGCCTCGTATGGATGGATTAGAGGTATTACAAAAAATTAAAAAACATCGGAATGAGAGAAACATAATTGTTCTCATGTTAACAGGTAGAAAAGGAGAAAATGATATTGCCAAGGCACTTGAAATGGGCGCCGATGATTATTTGACGAAACCGTTTAGTATTGTGGAGCTTGTAGCAAGAGTGAAGAGGCTATTGTTGAGGATGACTAAAGAATGA
- a CDS encoding DUF1659 domain-containing protein → MSDIIQSRFTLTLETGINDKGDPIFKAKSFANVKENATDAAVKATAEALAPLQIHPVFNVTRSNLISLNN, encoded by the coding sequence ATGAGCGATATCATTCAATCAAGATTTACCCTGACATTAGAAACAGGCATTAATGATAAGGGGGACCCTATTTTCAAAGCCAAATCTTTTGCAAACGTAAAAGAAAATGCAACAGATGCAGCTGTGAAAGCAACCGCTGAAGCGTTAGCTCCCCTGCAAATTCATCCTGTATTCAACGTAACGCGCAGTAACCTTATCTCACTAAACAATTAA
- a CDS encoding GntR family transcriptional regulator produces MIVRIDPKSNIPLYEQIIQQVKEMCVKGILKPDDKLPSVRELSSSIVINPNTVSKAYQELERQGVIVTLRGKGTFVAEHQIQEATEKQVIAMKKELEKIIIECKYLGITIDEMNKWVQEIYREMREQADDRS; encoded by the coding sequence ATGATCGTCCGAATCGACCCAAAAAGCAATATCCCTTTATATGAGCAGATTATCCAACAGGTCAAAGAAATGTGTGTTAAAGGAATATTAAAACCTGATGATAAGCTTCCTTCAGTACGAGAGTTGTCTTCAAGTATTGTGATTAATCCAAACACAGTTTCTAAGGCGTACCAAGAATTAGAGCGCCAAGGAGTTATTGTAACTTTAAGAGGGAAAGGGACTTTTGTTGCTGAACATCAAATTCAAGAAGCGACAGAAAAACAGGTGATTGCGATGAAAAAAGAATTAGAAAAAATAATCATTGAATGTAAATACTTAGGGATTACAATAGACGAAATGAATAAATGGGTTCAGGAAATATATAGAGAAATGAGGGAACAAGCAGATGATAGAAGTTAA
- a CDS encoding DMT family transporter, with product MLKPYLLLTLAMLFFSGNFIVGKVFAGTIPPFTLSLLRFSIAIVVLLPFCYRQLFSNLSVWKTHWKSLWSISITGVVLFNVCLYSSVQYTTTINAALVDAMTPTIAAILGYFWIREKLNNFQIIGVGLSFLGTLWIVTRGSFEALVSLSFNPGDLIMLIGICFWAIYSILIKKYGQAFPLLGGLVVTMVLGVIILLPFAIVEWLNGFPFELSVPIVSGLLYIGIFPSALALLFWYKGVDKIGPSKASIFFNLVPIFVTILAFVFLDESITSSQVIGGLLVLSGVYLATFTQKSASVQLKTNERDWDKTS from the coding sequence ATGCTTAAGCCATATCTTTTATTAACTCTGGCCATGTTGTTTTTCTCGGGTAATTTTATTGTTGGTAAAGTATTTGCCGGTACAATACCTCCGTTTACATTATCATTATTGCGCTTTAGCATCGCAATTGTCGTGCTTTTGCCTTTTTGTTATCGCCAGCTCTTTTCGAACCTTTCTGTTTGGAAAACACATTGGAAGTCATTATGGAGCATATCGATTACCGGAGTTGTGTTGTTTAATGTTTGTCTTTATTCTTCCGTTCAGTATACAACGACAATTAATGCTGCCCTTGTAGATGCGATGACTCCGACGATTGCAGCTATACTAGGTTATTTTTGGATAAGAGAAAAGCTCAACAACTTTCAAATCATTGGGGTGGGCCTTTCTTTTCTCGGGACATTATGGATTGTGACGCGTGGTTCTTTTGAAGCATTAGTGTCGTTATCTTTTAATCCTGGTGATCTCATTATGCTTATTGGAATTTGCTTTTGGGCTATTTATTCAATACTGATTAAAAAATACGGTCAAGCGTTCCCACTACTAGGAGGGCTAGTCGTAACTATGGTGTTAGGAGTTATTATCCTTCTCCCCTTTGCTATCGTAGAGTGGCTAAATGGTTTTCCTTTTGAATTATCTGTTCCGATAGTCTCTGGTCTTTTATACATTGGAATCTTCCCATCTGCTCTAGCTCTATTGTTCTGGTATAAAGGTGTCGACAAAATTGGTCCAAGTAAAGCTTCTATCTTTTTTAATTTAGTTCCTATTTTTGTAACCATCCTTGCCTTTGTATTTCTTGATGAATCTATTACTTCCTCACAAGTTATTGGTGGTCTCCTTGTCTTATCTGGAGTCTATTTAGCTACTTTTACACAAAAGAGCGCCAGCGTCCAGTTGAAAACAAATGAAAGGGACTGGGACAAAACTAGCTAA
- the fumC gene encoding class II fumarate hydratase, whose product MEFRIEKDTIGEIKVPKAKSWGAQTQRSIENFKIGTEKMPQEVIKAFAILKSACAKSNHTLGNLDETKADVIQEVSEQIISGTLDDQFPLVVWQTGSGTQTNMNINEVISFEGNKRLKDRGLDLTIHPNDDVNRSQSSNDTYPTAMHIAAKVKMEDELLPALRKLKKALLEKEKEFDSIIKIGRTHLQDATPLTLGQEVSGWRRMLEKTEQMITESTAYLSELAIGGTAVGTGINALPKFGETVATEISKKTGVSFASALNKFHSLTSHDELVHSHGALKALAADLMKIANDVRWLASGPRSGIGELIIPANEPGSSIMPGKVNPTQSEALTMVCAQVMGNDATIGFAASQGNFELNVFKPVIIYNYLQSVQLLTDSMNSFTDRAIEGLTPNHEVIKRHVDNSLMLVTALNPHIGYEKAAFIAKKAHTEGTTLREAAIASQLLTAEQFDEIVRPEKMVNPQ is encoded by the coding sequence ATGGAATTTCGAATTGAGAAGGATACAATTGGAGAAATCAAAGTTCCCAAAGCAAAATCGTGGGGAGCTCAAACTCAAAGAAGCATTGAAAATTTTAAAATTGGAACAGAAAAAATGCCTCAAGAAGTAATAAAAGCTTTTGCTATTTTAAAGAGCGCATGCGCCAAAAGCAATCATACACTTGGAAACCTTGATGAAACGAAAGCTGATGTTATCCAAGAAGTATCTGAACAGATTATATCTGGGACATTAGACGACCAATTTCCGCTTGTCGTATGGCAAACTGGGAGTGGAACGCAAACAAATATGAACATCAACGAGGTGATTTCGTTTGAAGGAAATAAACGATTGAAAGATCGCGGTCTCGACCTCACTATCCACCCTAACGATGATGTAAACCGATCGCAAAGCTCAAATGATACATATCCAACCGCGATGCACATTGCAGCAAAAGTAAAAATGGAGGATGAGCTTTTGCCAGCTCTCCGAAAACTAAAAAAAGCTCTTTTGGAAAAAGAAAAAGAGTTTGATTCGATTATTAAAATTGGGCGAACTCATCTTCAAGACGCGACCCCTTTAACTCTAGGGCAAGAGGTTAGCGGTTGGAGGAGAATGCTTGAAAAAACAGAGCAAATGATTACAGAAAGTACAGCCTATTTAAGCGAGTTAGCGATTGGTGGTACGGCTGTGGGAACAGGTATAAATGCTCTCCCAAAGTTTGGTGAAACCGTTGCTACAGAGATATCAAAGAAAACTGGCGTTTCTTTTGCGTCAGCTCTCAATAAATTTCATTCGTTAACAAGTCATGATGAATTGGTTCACTCCCATGGAGCATTAAAAGCTCTTGCAGCTGACTTAATGAAAATTGCCAATGATGTTAGGTGGTTAGCTAGTGGGCCTCGCTCGGGGATTGGTGAATTAATAATTCCTGCCAATGAACCTGGAAGCTCAATTATGCCAGGCAAAGTAAATCCGACACAAAGCGAAGCATTAACGATGGTTTGTGCACAAGTGATGGGTAATGATGCGACAATCGGCTTTGCGGCTAGCCAAGGAAACTTCGAACTCAATGTTTTTAAACCCGTCATCATTTATAATTATTTACAATCTGTTCAACTGTTAACGGATTCAATGAACTCCTTTACGGACAGAGCAATTGAAGGCCTTACTCCAAACCATGAAGTGATTAAGCGGCATGTTGATAATTCACTTATGCTTGTAACAGCGTTAAATCCTCATATCGGTTATGAGAAAGCAGCCTTTATTGCCAAAAAAGCTCATACAGAGGGAACCACCCTCCGCGAAGCCGCCATCGCCAGCCAACTCTTAACAGCTGAGCAATTCGACGAAATTGTCCGTCCCGAAAAAATGGTAAATCCACAGTAA
- a CDS encoding YvrJ family protein, whose amino-acid sequence MEELLPLMSEFGFPIVVTLYLLHRLERKLDRVTDSILELPDRLDYHMLHLKKERMTR is encoded by the coding sequence ATGGAGGAATTGCTCCCGCTTATGAGTGAGTTCGGTTTCCCAATCGTTGTCACGCTTTATTTATTGCACCGGCTTGAACGAAAGCTTGACCGCGTAACAGATTCCATTCTCGAATTACCGGATCGGCTTGACTATCACATGCTTCACCTCAAAAAAGAAAGAATGACTCGGTAG
- a CDS encoding HEAT repeat domain-containing protein → MIDISLNTLIFVTILMAIILFILFFYLLLQKKKEQDEIYKRRKLKEKLRPTISAFLFGEGEVQSRLIQKSIRGYEAICEILEEYRSVMKERIELTKLQAFAETQLGSYFEKQLHHKRWSIRMNTLYRIELFHMKMFEKRLLDMLETGEVNSTETYQVMRVLASFNSSKLQEILFTTQNVWPRFIYREMLRRFDEEVLFQGEAVFNELPYPFQAAIMDRLTERKDYNDLVFVEQQLQSKNLEIRVAALKIIPQIGFIYNYDLLETFSRSAFFQERLMFARVVKVLKKERFKTILVVMLADSNWWVRNAAAEALKTYQDGEFILEYASENHKDQFARDMARQWRNDGDVYE, encoded by the coding sequence ATGATTGATATAAGTTTGAATACATTAATTTTTGTTACTATTTTGATGGCTATTATCTTATTTATCTTATTTTTTTACTTGTTATTGCAAAAGAAAAAAGAACAAGACGAAATTTATAAAAGGCGAAAATTAAAAGAAAAGCTCAGACCGACTATCTCAGCTTTTTTATTTGGAGAGGGAGAGGTTCAATCTAGACTAATACAAAAATCTATTCGAGGATATGAAGCGATATGTGAAATCCTTGAAGAATACCGCAGTGTGATGAAAGAGCGTATCGAACTCACAAAGCTACAAGCGTTTGCAGAAACTCAGTTAGGCTCATATTTTGAAAAGCAACTTCATCATAAAAGGTGGAGTATACGAATGAATACATTGTATCGCATTGAACTGTTTCATATGAAAATGTTTGAAAAACGGTTACTCGACATGCTTGAGACTGGAGAAGTCAATAGCACAGAGACATATCAAGTCATGCGTGTTCTAGCCAGTTTTAATTCATCTAAGTTACAGGAAATTCTATTTACTACTCAGAATGTATGGCCACGATTTATCTATCGAGAGATGCTAAGGCGATTTGATGAGGAAGTGCTTTTTCAAGGAGAAGCCGTTTTCAATGAGTTACCATATCCTTTTCAAGCTGCTATCATGGATAGATTAACAGAGAGAAAAGATTACAATGACCTAGTCTTTGTCGAACAACAACTTCAATCTAAAAACCTAGAAATAAGGGTAGCCGCTTTGAAAATTATTCCACAAATAGGTTTTATATATAATTATGACTTACTTGAAACCTTTTCACGTTCTGCCTTCTTTCAAGAAAGACTGATGTTTGCTAGAGTGGTAAAAGTGTTGAAAAAAGAAAGATTTAAAACCATTCTTGTTGTGATGTTAGCAGATAGCAATTGGTGGGTCCGTAATGCAGCTGCTGAAGCGTTAAAAACTTATCAAGACGGAGAGTTTATACTAGAGTACGCTTCAGAAAATCACAAAGATCAATTCGCTCGTGACATGGCGAGACAATGGAGAAATGACGGTGACGTATACGAATGA
- a CDS encoding phosphatidylglycerophosphatase A, translated as MKIPVPCNIVEQAARRLLEERGVTIQAIANIVYDLQAKYNPDLQMEDCIESANAVLWKREIQHAILVGVELDKLAEKGLLSEPLLSIVRSDEGLFGVDETIALGSVFGFGSIAVTTFGYLDKAKYGIIKDLDMDKSKTHTFLDDLVCSIAASAAARLAHRLRDRDENRSRDEISQREDEDLIG; from the coding sequence ATGAAAATACCTGTACCATGCAATATAGTTGAGCAAGCGGCTAGAAGGCTCCTTGAAGAAAGAGGCGTAACGATACAAGCGATTGCTAATATTGTTTATGACCTTCAAGCTAAATATAACCCTGACTTACAAATGGAAGATTGCATTGAAAGCGCAAATGCTGTTCTTTGGAAAAGGGAAATTCAACATGCCATATTAGTCGGTGTTGAGTTAGATAAATTAGCAGAAAAAGGATTACTATCGGAGCCGTTATTATCGATAGTAAGGTCCGACGAAGGTTTATTTGGAGTAGATGAAACGATTGCATTAGGTTCTGTATTTGGATTCGGTAGTATTGCGGTAACAACCTTCGGCTATTTAGATAAAGCAAAATATGGAATTATTAAAGATTTAGATATGGATAAAAGTAAAACTCACACCTTTTTAGATGATTTAGTTTGCAGCATTGCAGCTAGTGCAGCAGCAAGATTAGCTCATCGTCTAAGAGACCGTGATGAAAATCGGAGTCGCGATGAAATTTCTCAACGCGAAGATGAAGACTTAATAGGTTGA
- a CDS encoding BCCT family transporter, giving the protein MSQYSYDTKKTGSVFVISAILVSLFVLWGVVSPASLAETANHLLASTIENFGWFYMIVTAFFIAFVLFLAISPFGKLRLGKNEDRPEYSYYTWVGMLFSAGIGVGFVFWGVAEPVLYYMDPPKGIAPETAEAARVGLRYAVYHWALHPWAIFALVALALAYVQFRKDQPALISSAFHPLIGKKVDSWFGKGIDILAVLATSTGVATTFGLSAIQITGGLSYLTPIPNTIITQMIVILIVTVLFIFSAASGLDRGIKILSVTNLTIAGILLLFMIIFGPTLFIAESVVTTLGGYIANIIPMSLTMTPFSDSVWLGAYTIFFWAWHISWAPFMGLFIARISRGRTIREFVFGVLFVPSIVAIIWFTAFGGTAIHLDRTAGHQIAEVVSSQVELALFTTLSHLPLGGIMSILAVLLILIFFITSADSASYVLGAMTSKGSLNPKMWVKVIWGFLIAGTASVLLVSGGLRGLQTASIIAALPFAVIMIFMTVSLYLMLKDDYKMIRRSKKQEQMEQLKEELREEIYEEIKEEVFTEIKEEVVNEIKDEIVSGVIEDVMEENTENLSERKK; this is encoded by the coding sequence ATGAGTCAATATTCGTATGATACAAAAAAAACAGGTAGCGTTTTTGTTATCTCAGCAATATTAGTATCTTTATTTGTATTATGGGGTGTGGTCTCACCTGCTTCACTAGCTGAAACAGCGAATCATCTACTGGCCTCTACCATTGAAAACTTCGGTTGGTTTTATATGATTGTGACCGCTTTTTTTATTGCATTTGTCCTATTCTTAGCGATAAGTCCGTTTGGTAAATTACGATTAGGAAAAAACGAGGACCGACCAGAGTATTCATATTATACATGGGTTGGAATGCTCTTTTCTGCGGGAATTGGTGTAGGCTTTGTGTTTTGGGGAGTAGCTGAACCAGTTCTTTATTATATGGACCCACCAAAAGGAATAGCTCCTGAGACAGCTGAGGCTGCGAGGGTGGGATTGCGTTATGCCGTATATCATTGGGCTCTTCATCCATGGGCGATTTTTGCCCTAGTTGCTCTTGCCCTAGCTTATGTTCAATTTCGTAAGGACCAACCCGCTTTAATCAGTTCAGCTTTTCACCCGCTAATTGGGAAGAAAGTAGATAGTTGGTTTGGAAAAGGAATAGATATTCTAGCTGTATTAGCTACATCAACAGGTGTAGCTACAACATTTGGATTAAGTGCCATCCAAATAACAGGTGGACTATCGTATTTAACCCCTATCCCCAATACAATAATCACACAAATGATAGTGATTTTAATTGTCACTGTGTTATTTATTTTCTCTGCGGCTTCAGGATTGGATAGAGGAATTAAAATATTGAGTGTTACCAACTTAACGATAGCAGGCATCTTATTGCTATTTATGATAATCTTTGGGCCGACATTATTTATAGCTGAAAGTGTAGTTACAACCTTAGGCGGTTATATAGCGAACATCATACCTATGAGTTTAACAATGACCCCTTTTTCTGACAGTGTGTGGCTAGGTGCCTATACGATTTTCTTTTGGGCTTGGCATATCTCATGGGCCCCTTTTATGGGTTTATTTATTGCGAGAATCTCTCGCGGACGTACGATTCGTGAATTTGTCTTTGGTGTTCTTTTTGTTCCATCCATTGTTGCGATCATTTGGTTTACTGCCTTTGGTGGAACAGCAATCCATTTGGACCGAACAGCGGGACATCAAATTGCTGAAGTCGTTTCATCCCAAGTTGAACTGGCCTTATTTACTACACTTTCTCACTTGCCGCTAGGTGGTATTATGAGTATTTTAGCTGTCCTACTTATACTCATTTTCTTCATTACTTCTGCAGATTCAGCATCTTATGTGTTAGGAGCAATGACATCAAAAGGAAGCTTAAACCCTAAAATGTGGGTCAAAGTCATTTGGGGATTTTTAATTGCAGGGACGGCAAGTGTTCTTTTAGTCAGTGGAGGTTTACGTGGGCTTCAGACGGCTTCGATAATTGCTGCACTTCCTTTTGCTGTCATTATGATTTTTATGACAGTATCCTTATACCTTATGTTAAAAGATGATTATAAGATGATACGCCGTTCAAAGAAACAAGAACAAATGGAACAATTGAAGGAAGAACTGCGAGAAGAAATATATGAAGAAATAAAAGAAGAAGTTTTTACTGAGATAAAAGAAGAGGTTGTTAATGAGATAAAAGATGAGATTGTTTCCGGAGTAATAGAAGATGTAATGGAAGAGAATACTGAGAACTTGTCTGAAAGAAAAAAGTGA